Proteins encoded together in one Phalacrocorax aristotelis chromosome 7, bGulAri2.1, whole genome shotgun sequence window:
- the PCSK6 gene encoding proprotein convertase subtilisin/kexin type 6, with protein MPAAAAGPGPGSAAAPPPPARLCLLALALALGGSGAAAEPSRTVYTNHWAVRVRGGPAEAARLAAAYGYISLGQIGSLENYYHFHHSKTFKRSTLSSRGPHNFLRMDPKVDWLQQQEVKRRVKRQVRGEPHALPFNDPVWPNMWYMHCGDKSSRCRSEMNVLAAWQRGYTGKNVVVTILDDGIERNHPDLLQNYDPLASYDVNGNDHDPTPRYDASNENKHGTRCAGEVAAAANNSYCIVGIAYNARIGGIRMLDGDVTDVVEAKSLGIRPDYIDIYSASWGPDDDGKTVDGPGLLAKQAFEHGIKKGRRGLGSIFVWASGNGGREGDYCSCDGYTNSIYTISISSTTENGYKPWYLEECASTLATTYSSGAFYERKIVTTDLRHRCTDGHTGTSVSAPMVAGIIALALEANPLLTWRDVQHLLVKTSRPVHLRAADWKTNGAGHKVSHLYGFGLVDADAIVVEAKKWKSVPPQHVCVGSLDRVPKYIRADHVLRTSTLSSACAQHRDQHVLYLEHVVVRLSISHPRRGDLQISLISPAGTRSQLLARRVFDHSNEGFKGWEFMTVHCWGERAAGEWTLEIHDTPSQVRNPAVQGKLKEWSLLFYGTAEHPYTALGSPQSRGRMLEVPASEMEPSRAAFLQSQVEVAEEEEEYAGPCHPECGDQGCDGPSADQCLNCIHYSLGSVKTGRMCVSSCPAGFFGDKGARRCRRCYKGCERCVGRGPTQCTACKRSLYHHQEMSTCVVLCPPGFYAEERQKRCLKCHQSCKKCVGEADKCTACKDGFSLAGESCVPECQPAMYLSREPRRCETCPAGTGPGEEECAPCAPEAPAPHWHCVPACREGFYPADSHGLPNKVCKRCDDHCSACEGSSGNCLKCKEGFSLLGGSCVTNETCTNADKTFCEMVKSNKLCEKKLFVQFCCQTCLMAG; from the exons ATGCCCGCCGCAGcagccggccccggcccggggagcgcggccgccccgccgccgcccgcccgcctctGCCTGCTGGCCCTGGCGCTGGCGctcggcgggagcggggccgcggccgAGCCCTCCCGCACCGTCTACACCAACCACTGGGCCGTGCGGGTGCGGGGGGGCCCCGCCGAGGCCGCCCGCCTCGCCGCCGCCTACGGCTACATCAGCCTGGGGCAG ATTGGGAGCTTGGAAAACTACTACCACTTTCACCACAGCAAGACGTTCAAGCGCTCGACGCTGAGCAGCCGGGGACCGCACAACTTCCTCCGCATGGACCCCAAG GTggactggctgcagcagcaggaggtgaAGCGGCGGGTGAAGAGGCAGGTCCGAGGCGAGCCACATGCCCTGCCCTTCAACGACCCAGTGTGGCCCAACATGTGGTACATG CACTGCGGCGATAAAAGCAGTCGCTGCAGGTCGGAGATGAACGTCCTGGCAGCCTGGCAGAGGGGCTACACCGGCAAAAACGTGGTGGTCACCATCCTCGATGACGGCATAGAGAGGAATCACCCGGACCTCCTGCAGAACTAT GACCCTCTTGCAAGTTATGATGTCAACGGGAATGACCATGACCCAACTCCGCGCTACGATGCCAGCAACGAGAATAA GCACGGCACCCGCTGCGCGGGGGAAGTGGCGGCGGCGGCAAACAACTCGTACTGCATCGTGGGCATTGCCTACAACGCGCGCATCGGAG GCATTCGTATGTTAGATGGCGATGTAACAGATGTTGTTGAAGCGAAGTCGCTTGGCATCAGACCCGATTACATTGACATTTACAGCGCGAGCTGGGGGCCAGATGATGATGGGAAGACAGTTGATGGACCTGGTCTATTGGCCAAACAGGCTTTTGAGCATGGCATTAAAAAG GGCCGCAGGGGCTTGGGGTCCATTTTCGTCTGGGCGTCGGGGAACGGCGGCAGAGAGGGCGATTACTGCTCCTGTGACGGCTACACCAACAGCATCTACACCATCTCCATCAGCAGCACCACCGAGAATGGCTACAAGCCCTGGTACCTGGAGGAGTGTGCCTCCACCCTCGCCACCACCTACAGCAGCGGGGCTTTTTACGAGCGGAAAATA GTCACCACGGACCTCCGGCACCGCTGCACAGACGGCCACACCGGCACCTCCGTGTCCGCCCCCATGGTCGCGGGCATCATCGCCTTGGCTTTGGAGGCAAA CCCCCTGCTCACCTGGAGGGATGTCCAGCATCTGCTGGTCAAAACCTCGCGGCCAGTGCACCTGCGAGCAGCCGACTGGAAGACCAACGGTGCGGGGCATAAAG TTAGCCATCTATATGGCTTTGGTCTGGTGGATGCAGATGCTATTGTGGTGGAAGCCAAGAAGTGGAAGTCAGTTCCACCCCAGCATGTCTGCGTGGGAAGCCTGGACAGGGTGCCCAA GTACATCCGGGCTGACCACGTGCTGCGCACCAGCACCCTCAGCAGCGCCTGCGCCCAGCACCGTGACCAGCACGTGCTGTACCTGGAGCATGTCGTGGTGAGGCTCAGCATCTCGCATCCGCGCCGGGGCGACCTCCAGATCAGCCTCATCTCTCCGGCGGGGACCAGGTCGCAGCTCCTTGCCAGGAG GGTGTTTGATCACTCCAACGAGGGGTTCAAGGGCTGGGAGTTCATGACCGTCCACTGCTggggggagcgggcggcgggggagTGGACCCTGGAGATCCATGATACACCATCCCAAGTGCGCAACCCCGCGGTGCAAG GGAAGCTGAAGGAGTGGAGCCTCCTTTTCTATGGGACGGCCGAGCACCCCTACACCGCGTTGGGCAGCCCCCAGTCCCGCGGGAGGATGCTGGAGGTGCCGGCATCGGAGATGGAGCCATCgagagctgctttcctgcagagccaggtggaggtggcagaggaggaggaggagtacGCAG gtcCGTGCCACCCCGAGTGCGGCGACCAGGGCTGCGACGGCCCCAGTGCCGACCAGTGCTTGAACTGCATCCACTACAGCCTGGGCAGCGTGAAAACCGGCAG GATGTGCGTGAGCTCGTGCCCCGCGGGTTTTTTTGGCGACAAAGGAGCACGGCGGTGCCGCCGGTGCTACAAGGGCTGTGAGCGCTGCGTTGGGAGGGGACCGACCCAGTGCACAGCGTGCAAGCGGAGCCTCTACCATCACCAGGAGATGAGCACCTGTGTGGTGCTGTGTCCGCCCGGGTTTTACGCCGAGGAAC GTCAGAAACGCTGCCTGAAATGTCATCAAAGCTGTAAAAAATGTGTCGGCGAAGCAGACAAATGTACTGCATGCAAAGATGGATTCAG CCTGGCAGGAGAGAGCTGCGTGCCGGAGTGCCAGCCCGCCATGTACCTCAGCAGGGAGCCCCGGCGGTGTGAGACCTGCCCCGCCGGCACAG GGCCGGGCGAGGAGGAGTGTGCACCCTGTGCCCCTGAGGCCCCTGCACCCCACTGGCACTGTGTCCCCGCCTGCCGCGAGGGCTTCTACCCTGCCGACAGCCACGGGCTGCCCAACAAAGTCTGCAAGAG GTGCGATGACCACTGCTCAGCCTGCGAGGGCTCCAGTGGAAACTGCCTCAAGTGTAAAGAAGGTTTCAGCCTCCTCGGTGGCTCCTGTGTAACAAATGAAACCTGCACCAATG CTGACAAGACTTTCTGTGAGATGGTGAAATCAAACAAGCTCTGTGAAAAGAAGCTGTTTGTGCAGTTCTGCTGTCAGACATGTCTTATGGCTGGGTAA